In a genomic window of Anser cygnoides isolate HZ-2024a breed goose chromosome 28, Taihu_goose_T2T_genome, whole genome shotgun sequence:
- the LOC136787292 gene encoding olfactory receptor 14C36-like, protein MSNSSSITEFLLLAFADTWELQLLHFALFLAIYLAALLGNGLILTAVACDHRLHTPMYFFLLNLALLDVGCISTTLSKAMANSLWDTRAISYAGCVAQVFIFLFLMSAEYFLLTIMSYDRYVAICKPLHYASLLGIRACAQMAAAAWGSGVLYALLHTTNTFSLPLCRGNVVEQFFCEIPQILKLSCSNSYVREVALLILSGFLFLECFIFIVFSYVQIFRAVLRIPSQQGRHKAFSTCLPHLAVVSLFISTGGFSYLKPLSLSSPSLNVVVAVLYSVMPPAVNPLIYSMRNQELKDALRKVISWTFFRSDKIFLSPQMTHSLSHDRPV, encoded by the coding sequence atgtccaacagcagctccatcaccgagttcctcctgctggcattcgcagacacgtgggagctgcagctcctgcacttcgcgctcttcctggccatctacctggctgccctcctgggcaacggcctcatcctcaccgccgtagcctgcgaccaccgcctccacacccccatgtacttcttcctcctcaacctcgccctcctcgacgtgggctgcatctccaccactctctccaaagccatggccaattctctctgggacaccagggccatctcctatgcaggatgtgttgcacaggtctttatttttctcttcctgatgtcagcagagtattttcttctcaccattatgtcctacgaccgctacgttgccatctgcaagcctcTGCACTATGCGAGCCTTCTGGGCatcagagcttgtgcccagatggcagcagctgcctggggcagtggggttctctatgctctgctgcacactaccaatacattttcactgccCCTCTGCAGAGGCAATGTTGTggagcagttcttctgtgaaatcccccagatcctcaagctctcatGCTCAAATTCCTACGTCAGGGAAGTTGCACTCCTCATATTgagtggttttctgtttttggagtgttttattttcattgttttttcctatgtgcagattttcagggctgtgctgaggatcccctctcagcagggacggcacaaagccttttccacgtgtctccctcacctggccgtggtctccctgtttattAGCACAGGAGGTTtttcctacctgaagccccTCTCCCTGTCCTCCCCATCCTTGAATGTcgtggtggcagttctgtactcggtgatgcctccagcagtgaaccccctcatctacagcatgaggaaccaggagctgaaggaTGCCCTGAGGAAAGTGATTTCGTggacatttttcagaagtgataaAATTTTCCTCTCTCCACAAATGACTCACAGTCTGTCCCATGACAGACCTGTTTGA